A stretch of Arachis hypogaea cultivar Tifrunner chromosome 15, arahy.Tifrunner.gnm2.J5K5, whole genome shotgun sequence DNA encodes these proteins:
- the LOC112749146 gene encoding cholesterol 22-monohydroxylase CYP90B51, whose translation MSDSHLTFFSLSSSILALLLIFIFIFKRKQTKPKLNLPPGKMGWPFLGETIGYLKPYSATTIGEFMDQHIARYGKIYKSKLFGEPAIVSADAGLNRFILQNEGKLFECSYPRSIGGILGKWSMLVLVGDMHRDMRAISLNFLSHGRLRTHLLKEVENHTLLVLNSWKHNSTFSAQDEAKRFTFNLMAKHIMSLDPGNVETEKLKEEYVTFMKGVVSAPLNLPGTAYRRALKSRSTILKFIEGKMTERVRKMEEENESLEEDDLLGWVLKHSNLSTEQILDLVLSLLFAGHETSSVAIALAIYFLPGCPQAMEQLREEHSEIARTKKQAGEVELTWDDYKRMEFTQCVVNETLRLGNVVRYLHRKALKDVRYKGYDIPCGWKVLPVIAAVHLDPSLFDQPQQFNPWRWQINGRRGSCSSSNGSSSTINANNNNTTNNLFLPFGGGPRLCAGSELAKLEMAVFIHHLVLNYQWELADSDQPYVYPFVDFPKGLPITVQNHSYLS comes from the exons ATGTCTGACTCACATCtaactttcttttctctttcttcttccattcttgctcttcttctcatCTTCATTTTCATCTTCAAGAGGAAGCAAACCAAACCCAAGCTCAACCTTCCACCCGGTAAAATGGGCTGGCCCTTTCTTGGTGAAACCATTGGTTACTTGAAGCCTTATTCTGCTACCACCATAGGTGAATTCATGGACCAACACATAGCAAG GTATGGTAAAATTTACAAGTCGAAATTGTTTGGTGAGCCAGCAATAGTGTCAGCAGATGCAGGGTTGAATAGGTTCATATTGCAAAACGAAGGGAAATTGTTTGAGTGCAGTTACCCGAGAAGCATTGGTGGAATACTTGGGAAATGGTCTATGTTGGTTTTGGTTGGTGACATGCATAGGGACATGAGGGCCATTTCACTCAACTTCCTCAGCCATGGCAGGCTCAGAACACATCTCTTGAAGGAGGTTGAGAACCACACCCTTCTTGTTCTTAACTCTTGGAAACACAATTCCACCTTCTCTGCTCAAGATGAAGCCAAAAGG TTCACCTTCAATTTGATGGCCAAACACATCATGAGCTTGGATCCTGGGAATGTTGAGACAGAAAAACTAAAAGAGGAGTATGTCACTTTCATGAAGGGTGTTGTTTCTGCGCCATTGAATTTACCCGGAACTGCATATAGAAGAGCATTAAAG TCGAGGTCCACCATACTCAAGTTCATAGAAGGGAAAATGACAGAAAGAGTGAGAAAgatggaagaagaaaatgagagTTTGGAGGAAGATGATCTTCTAGGATGGGTTTTGAAGCATTCAAATCTCTCAACAGAGCAGATTCTGGACTTGGTTCTGAGTTTGCTCTTTGCTGGCCATGAAACTTCGTCAGTAGCTATAGCACTTGCCATTTATTTCTTACCCGGTTGTCCTCAAGCCATGGAACAGTTAAGG GAAGAACACAGCGAAATCGCCAGAACTAAGAAACAAGCAGGGGAGGTTGAACTCACTTGGGATGACTACAAAAGAATGGAATTTACCCAATGT GTTGTGAACGAGACACTTCGGTTGGGAAATGTTGTGAGGTACCTTCACAGGAAGGCGCTTAAAGATGTTCGGTACAAAG GTTATGACATTCCATGTGGGTGGAAAGTCCTTCCGGTGATTGCAGCCGTGCATCTGGATCCTTCACTTTTTGACCAACCTCAACAATTCAATCCATGGAGATGGCAG ATCAATGGTCGTCGTGGAAGTTGCTCATCATCAAACGGGAGTAGTAGTACTATCAACGCCAATAACAACAACACCACCAACAATTTGTTCTTGCCGTTCGGGGGAGGACCACGACTATGCGCTGGATCAGAGTTAGCAAAGCTTGAAATGGCTGTTTTCATCCACCATCTTGTCCTCAACTACCAATGGGAGTTAGCTGATTCCGATCAACCTTATGTATACCCTTTTGTTGACTTCCCCAAAGGCCTACCCATCACGGTCCAAAACCACTCATATCTCTCTTAG